A genome region from Kineosporia corallincola includes the following:
- the pssD gene encoding PssD/Cps14F family polysaccharide biosynthesis glycosyltransferase, with translation MRVLMVCSSGGHLTQLYVLKDWWEQHDTHWVTFDTEHARSLLADRPTTWAHHPTTRNIPNLIRNFGVALGTFLRRRPDVVVSTGAGVAVPFFLLARLFRVPTAYLEVYDRITTPTLTGRICAPVSDVFMVQWPEQQSLYRNGVVVGRVF, from the coding sequence GCTCATGGTCTGTTCCAGCGGTGGCCATCTGACCCAGCTCTACGTGCTGAAGGACTGGTGGGAGCAGCACGACACGCACTGGGTCACCTTCGACACCGAGCACGCCCGTTCACTGCTCGCGGACCGCCCGACCACCTGGGCGCACCACCCGACCACCCGCAACATCCCGAACCTGATCCGCAATTTCGGCGTCGCGCTGGGCACGTTCCTGCGCCGTCGGCCCGACGTGGTGGTGAGCACCGGGGCCGGGGTGGCGGTGCCGTTCTTCCTGCTGGCCAGGCTCTTCCGGGTGCCCACGGCCTATCTGGAGGTGTACGACCGGATCACCACCCCCACCCTGACCGGCCGGATCTGCGCCCCTGTGAGCGACGTGTTCATGGTGCAGTGGCCGGAACAGCAGTCGCTGTACCGCAACGGCGTGGTGGTCGGCCGGGTCTTCTGA
- a CDS encoding glycosyltransferase: MSTDTPAAEFSAGARTAPGPDVFVTVGTDHHPFDRLVAWADSWARAHPEAGVTIQYGQASAPVVATGLVSLPATAVHSRMAAADVVITQGGPGGIIDCRSVGRLPIVVPRRHDLGEHVDDHQLAFARYMAGVGRIALADDEDTFRELIDRAVADPDAFSIRPDPSPTASTVAAIDAQINRIARRRRGLRALRRR; this comes from the coding sequence ATGAGCACCGACACGCCCGCGGCGGAATTCTCCGCCGGAGCCAGGACGGCACCAGGACCGGACGTCTTCGTCACGGTCGGCACCGATCACCATCCCTTCGACCGGCTCGTGGCCTGGGCCGACTCGTGGGCCCGCGCGCATCCCGAGGCCGGGGTCACCATCCAGTACGGGCAGGCCTCGGCACCGGTCGTGGCCACCGGCCTGGTCTCGCTCCCGGCCACCGCGGTGCACTCCCGGATGGCGGCGGCCGACGTCGTCATCACCCAGGGCGGCCCGGGCGGCATCATCGACTGTCGTTCGGTGGGCCGACTGCCCATCGTCGTGCCCCGGCGGCACGACCTGGGCGAACACGTCGACGACCACCAGCTGGCCTTCGCCCGCTACATGGCCGGGGTCGGGCGGATCGCCCTGGCCGACGACGAGGACACGTTCCGCGAGCTGATCGACCGGGCCGTGGCCGACCCGGATGCCTTCAGCATCCGGCCGGATCCCTCGCCGACGGCGTCGACGGTGGCGGCCATCGACGCCCAGATCAACCGGATCGCCCGGCGTCGCAGAGGTTTA